The genomic interval ATCTTCTAACTTTACAGAAATAACTTTTGAAACACCTGAATCTTCCACAGTAACACCATGCATAACATCAGCGACTTGCATCGTTCCTTTTCGATGCGTCACAACAATAAATTGCGTCTGCTTTGAAAAGTCTTTTAAAAAAGAACCAAATCGATCAACATTTGCCTCATCTAATGGTGCATCAATCTCGTCAACAACGGTAAAAGGAGCTGGCTTAAAACTTAAAAAGGAAAATAAAAGTGCAATTACTGTTAACGCTCTTTCTCCACCAGATAAAACAGATAAACTTTGCGATTTCTTTTCAGGAGGCTGTACAATAATTTCAATTCCTGCTTCAAGAACACTTTTATCCGTATTCGATAGTTCTAATCTAGCTTGTCCGCCCCCAAATAAATTACTAAAAATATGCCCAAAAAACGTATTAATTTTTTCAAAGGCATTCAGAAATTGCTTTGACATTGTTATATCAATCTCTTTTATAATACCATTTAAGTAGTCCTTCGCAATAACTAAATCGTCAATTTGTTTTTTCATGAAATGATATCTTTCATTCAAAATCTCATATTCTTGAATTGCATTTGGGTTGACACTTCCCAGCGCATTTATCTGGATTTCCAGATCTTTAATTTGCTTACCTAAAATATCATTTTTTTCGTCTGTTTTTAACGCAGTTGCTTCTTCAATTGATACTTCATAATTTTTTTCTAATTGTTCAACGCAATGATTCATTTCAAATTGATATTTTGTATATAAAATATCAATTTGATGCATTCTATTTTGTATTTCATTATGCTTTTTTCGTATCTCTTTAATTAGCTTATCATTTTCTTGTATTTTTGCTAATTTCTCTAACTTGATTGAATGAAAATTATTATAATCTTTTTCTGCTATCGCTTTTATTTCTTTAAGTCTAAAATTACAAGTATTCAATTCCACTAATTCTTTTTTTATAGTACGTAACGTATTCTCTACCCTATCCAGTTCATTTTGTAAATTAATAGAATTTTGTTGATATTGCTCTAATTCCAAATCCAACATTTTACTCATTTCCTGATTTTGAATAATTTCCTGTTGCAACATCTTACTTTTTATTCTCGTATCAACTAAGCTCTCCATAATTTTATTTTTTTCTTCTTTAAGTTCTTTTAATGTCATTGTCGCATTTTCATCATCTGTTTTTTGCGTAAAATCTAGCATCTCAAGTTTAGCTATAGACTCTTGTGTATGTAACTTATCTGCTTCAATTTTATCAAGTTCTATCTCATACGCATTTAATTGCTCACATAACCTACTCAGTAAGTTTTTATTACGGTCTGATTCTAATTGATAATTTTCTACATGAACTCTAAGCTCAGCTTGTTCTACCTTATATTGCTGCTTACTATTATCAATTTCAAGAATTCTTTTTTGATACACCTTTAATTGCTCTTCTATTTTTTTCTGCTGCGGCTGATAATCTTTCATTTTTTGCTCTAATGAAATAATTGCACGCTGTACATTTTCTATTTCGCTTGATCTGTTTAGAAAACTCGCTTCTCGCCTCTGAATGCTTCCACCCGTCATAGATCCACCAGGATTCACTACCTCTCCTTCTAAAGTTACAATTCTCACTTTAAAATTTTGTCTACGTGCTAATTTAAGGGCAACATCAATATTGGTGACAACAATTGTTCGTGCAAGTAAAAATTCAATTATTTTTCGATATTTAATATCGCAGTCAACAAGCCGATCTGCATAATCAATGAATCCACCCATATCTTTAAAACTATTGTCTCGCTGAATTTTGGCCCCATTTACGATTGTATTCAATGGGAAAAAAGTAACGCGCCCTAGTTTTTCTTTTCTTAAATATGCAATAGCTTCTTTAGCAATCGAATCATTTTCAGCAATAATGTTTTGCAAATTACCGCCAAGAGCAATTTCTATAGCAATAACATAATTTTCAGGGACGGAAATAACCTCTGCAACGGCTCCACAAATACCTACGTTCCATGGATTATTTCCTTTAAGAATGGCTTTTGTTGCTCTTCCAAACCCTTCATATTCCTTTTGCATTCCAGTTAGAAATTGTACTCTGGTTTTAGATTCATTTAAAGCTTGTATGCACCTATTTACTTCCGCATTAAGAAAATCAAGTTGTTTCGTATATTCTTGTGCTTTTAGTGTTAATTCTGTTCTTATGGTATCACTTTTTTGAATTTCTAAAGAAATCGTATCTAATTTATATTTCAATTCATTAACCCCAGATACATCTCTTTCTATTTGCAAATCACAAGATACTTTTTCACGCTCCAAAGAAGAAATCATATTTTTCAACTTATCAATATCTCTTTGTAAAACAATACACTTATTTTTTTCACTCACAAGATTTTTAACTTGTTCTAACGATTCTTCCTTTATTTTAGTAATTTGATCTTCAGTATTTTTAATTTTCACACTTAAT from Massilibacillus massiliensis carries:
- the smc gene encoding chromosome segregation protein SMC; the protein is MQLLKLEAYGFKSFADKLEIEFNKGITAIVGPNGSGKSNITDAIKWVLGEQNVRNLRGSKTEDIIFSGGSKRRALGVAEVSLTFDNSDGELSLDFKEIVVTRRIFRSGESEYYINKAQCRLKDIHELFADTGLGKDALSVISQNRIDQVLNSKPEERRFLFEEAAGITKYRNRKRESLRKLEDTEQNILRVSDIVSEVENQLGPLAESAKKTEKFNELNDKFRVSKITVLMNNFDKYKNFFHDSKKQKNIVIQDEQMVNTELNLQEVAREQLNNELIEVEKSLNLLIEKNNELVGKIEKNQSNITVYQERIKQSEESSFRVKNEMKTVDQKRTDAQVKLTKTQASLVCLQEQEIKLETFSEEQRKIEQILSVKIKNTEDQITKIKEESLEQVKNLVSEKNKCIVLQRDIDKLKNMISSLEREKVSCDLQIERDVSGVNELKYKLDTISLEIQKSDTIRTELTLKAQEYTKQLDFLNAEVNRCIQALNESKTRVQFLTGMQKEYEGFGRATKAILKGNNPWNVGICGAVAEVISVPENYVIAIEIALGGNLQNIIAENDSIAKEAIAYLRKEKLGRVTFFPLNTIVNGAKIQRDNSFKDMGGFIDYADRLVDCDIKYRKIIEFLLARTIVVTNIDVALKLARRQNFKVRIVTLEGEVVNPGGSMTGGSIQRREASFLNRSSEIENVQRAIISLEQKMKDYQPQQKKIEEQLKVYQKRILEIDNSKQQYKVEQAELRVHVENYQLESDRNKNLLSRLCEQLNAYEIELDKIEADKLHTQESIAKLEMLDFTQKTDDENATMTLKELKEEKNKIMESLVDTRIKSKMLQQEIIQNQEMSKMLDLELEQYQQNSINLQNELDRVENTLRTIKKELVELNTCNFRLKEIKAIAEKDYNNFHSIKLEKLAKIQENDKLIKEIRKKHNEIQNRMHQIDILYTKYQFEMNHCVEQLEKNYEVSIEEATALKTDEKNDILGKQIKDLEIQINALGSVNPNAIQEYEILNERYHFMKKQIDDLVIAKDYLNGIIKEIDITMSKQFLNAFEKINTFFGHIFSNLFGGGQARLELSNTDKSVLEAGIEIIVQPPEKKSQSLSVLSGGERALTVIALLFSFLSFKPAPFTVVDEIDAPLDEANVDRFGSFLKDFSKQTQFIVVTHRKGTMQVADVMHGVTVEDSGVSKVISVKLEDEII